A genomic stretch from Aminobacter aminovorans includes:
- a CDS encoding ATP-dependent DNA helicase gives MDFSPQQDDALQAVARWLKTGRPQIFRLFGYAGTGKTTLARYFAEHVDGQVQFAAFTGKAAQVLRSKGATNARTIHSLIYRPKGEEAVADEATGKTSMSPTFSLNRQSPIAKAKLVVIDECSMVDEQLGRDLLTFGTPVLVLGDPAQLPPISGGGFFTEHEPDFLLTEIHRQARDNPILRLALDVREGREFMRGDYGTAQVIGKEDVTQDLVLDADQVLVGTNRTRKRYNQRLRELKGFTAGYPQAGDKLVCLRNDPAKGLLNGSLWKVMTSSRETVKPGINLLVAPEEDDPDRGVAKIKLLKQTFENPDEEIPWGTKKRYDDFDYGYALTVHKAQGSQWNNVVLFDESWAFKDTRQRWLYTAITRAAERLTIVR, from the coding sequence ATGGATTTTTCACCTCAGCAAGATGATGCGCTGCAGGCCGTGGCGCGGTGGCTCAAGACCGGAAGGCCACAGATATTCCGGTTGTTCGGTTATGCCGGCACCGGCAAGACGACGCTTGCGCGCTATTTCGCCGAGCATGTCGACGGCCAGGTGCAGTTCGCCGCCTTCACCGGCAAGGCAGCGCAGGTGCTGCGCTCGAAGGGCGCCACCAATGCGCGCACCATCCACTCGCTGATCTACCGGCCGAAGGGCGAGGAGGCGGTTGCCGACGAGGCGACCGGCAAGACCTCGATGTCGCCGACATTCTCGCTCAACCGCCAGAGCCCGATCGCCAAGGCCAAGCTCGTCGTCATCGACGAATGCTCGATGGTCGACGAGCAGCTCGGGCGTGACCTGTTGACATTCGGTACGCCAGTGCTGGTGCTGGGTGATCCGGCGCAGTTGCCGCCGATCTCGGGCGGCGGTTTCTTCACCGAGCACGAGCCGGATTTCCTGCTGACCGAGATTCACCGCCAGGCACGTGACAACCCGATCCTGAGGCTGGCGCTCGATGTGCGCGAGGGCCGCGAGTTCATGCGCGGCGACTATGGCACAGCACAGGTGATCGGCAAGGAAGACGTCACCCAGGACCTGGTGCTCGATGCCGACCAGGTGCTTGTCGGCACCAACCGGACGCGCAAGCGCTACAACCAGCGGCTGCGCGAGCTCAAGGGTTTCACGGCAGGCTATCCGCAGGCCGGCGACAAGCTTGTCTGCCTGCGCAACGATCCGGCCAAGGGCCTGCTCAACGGTTCGTTGTGGAAGGTGATGACGTCGTCGCGCGAGACGGTGAAGCCGGGCATCAACCTGCTGGTAGCACCCGAAGAAGACGATCCCGACCGCGGCGTCGCCAAGATCAAGCTGTTGAAGCAGACCTTCGAGAACCCCGACGAAGAGATCCCGTGGGGCACCAAGAAGCGCTACGACGATTTCGACTACGGCTACGCGCTGACGGTACACAAGGCGCAAGGCTCGCAG